The genomic window CTATTTTCCTCTGGACTACATGGTAAGACCCTAGTGTCCGGTAAAAATAAGATTATAAAATTACCCATGTTTTCTTAACcattacaacttttttttaaatatcatactTCACTTTATGGTACAAATCAAAGGCAACTTTTTCAGTACTACTTAAACTAGCTTTTAAGAACATCACTGCAAATAAATCTAAACTGAGTAAGGATTCTAAATTAGGGGGGAATGAGATTCAAGTGTTGTTTGCATTTAGGTAAACAAGATACATGGTTATCTAATCTATTTTTAGACAGTAAACAAAGAAACATAAGGCAAAGAGAGCTACTGatttgctttgtcttaaatttctctaaagaaatagacaggaaaaaaattgaaccttttcttgttgttttataaatgtaaaatctaAGAGAAATCCTGTTTCTCTGGGAGGGCCGGCCTGGCAGGACTGGGGCAGGCCCTCTCTTGCGGGGCTGCTGGATGTGCTGTGTTGTCCTGGGAGGGTGCTTTTCCATGGAGGGATGAGGTTTCTGGTGGGCCACTTGAGCTGCCGCAGGGGGGACGTCTTTGTCACCCCTTGCAATAACACTAGAGATGTACACAGTTGGTTTAGGTGGGTTGGTACTTTCCCATTCTTGATCATCTTTATCCCTCTCTTCTTTAGCATCTCCACCATGAGGGTGTTTCTGCACAATTCTCATTCCACCAGCTTTTACCGCAGGAGGGTGTCCAGCTCTAGTCTCTACTTTCTCGTCAGTAGGCGAAGACATTGTGGACACTGACTCGCTCTCTCCGTTTTTccagagagaggttttgcaggtcttgtggaccaagatgcagggctggGCATCTAGCTCTAGGTGTCTGTCAAGAgaggattccaatggaatgtcctcGGTTGTTGGCAGTTTGAGTTGATGAGGGAGGAGCTtttgactttgtctctgactgggagacacacactctctccctggaggtttgaagctgactAAAAGACTTGTCTGaggctgatttgatttttttgttttctctggctctgaacagttgaagttgacactgagaagagaaacttagtTTTTggggacttggtctctgtcttCCTCGCTGTGAGCAGTAGAAGCTGACCAGgagagaagcttttgagttggtggtctaaaGGAGAGTTGAGCCAATCaggagaaacttagagactttgaattttgtttctttctggggttaaggtGAGAGATCTGGCTGGTTTatgtagaagaagaaagaatattttgaactgctattgtcctccatctttctaactgtctaagagtcacacttgtcaCTCCCCAAActctcaattttatctcatttagattagagaaattcctcatccctcttacctcagattcccatcctgttatcccaataaattcCTTCACTGaa from Monodelphis domestica isolate mMonDom1 chromosome 4, mMonDom1.pri, whole genome shotgun sequence includes these protein-coding regions:
- the LOC103101414 gene encoding death-associated protein 1-like produces the protein MSSPTDEKVETRAGHPPAVKAGGMRIVQKHPHGGDAKEERDKDDQEWESTNPPKPTVYISSVIARGDKDVPPAAAQVAHQKPHPSMEKHPPRTTQHIQQPRKRGPAPVLPGRPSQRNRISLRFYIYKTTRKGSIFFLSISLEKFKTKQISSSLCLMFLCLLSKNRLDNHVSCLPKCKQHLNLIPP